AAGATTGCCAAACACTCTATGATTAAACTAAGTATTAATCAATTTATACCTAAACCCCATACGCCTCTTCAATGGACTGAATTTGAAAAGCCAAAATCTATCAAAGAAAAAATTGCGTATTTGCGACAGCAACTAAAACATCGAAGAAACATCATCCCTAAATGGGAAAATGTTGATGTTTCTTATATTCAAGCCATATTAGCCAGAGGCGATGAAAAACTGAATCCTGTTGTGCTTGAAGTATATAAAAATAATGGTGTTTTCCAAGATTGGACAGAAAAGTTTAATGTTGAGGTCTGGCAAAAGAGTTTCGAACAGCATCAAATAGATGTAAGCAATTATTTAAGGGCAAAGCAATTGGCTGAACCTCTTCCTTGGGATTTTATTGATGTCGGTATTGAAAAAACATTTTTAAAAAATGAATATCTCAAAGCACTTAACTACGAAAAGACACCTGATTGCCGGATAGAATGCCAGCAGTGCGGAATTAAAAATTGTGATATGGCAAAAATATCATGTTCATCAAATTTAAATAAAGAAAAAAAGACCGCAATACAGGTCAATATATATTCTAACCCAGAAAAAACATTCAAACAAAATGATACGGGTCATAGCGATACTATTGAAAACCAACAAAAGTCAGTTACTACTAACTGGCAATTGCCACGATTAGAACATAATGATTTCATGTCATATCCAACTCGTAATGGTGAACTAAATTTGAATGTCAAGGTTCGATTTAAATACACAGTCGGCGAATCGTTTCGATTTGCTGGACATCTTGATATCGTTCGAGCTATATACCGGGCACTACGCCGGTCTGAACTACCAATTGCATTCTCCAAAGGATATTCTCCTCATCCTTTAGTCTCATTTGGACCACCCCTGCCGGTTGGAGTTATTTCTCATAGTGAATATTTCGATATCGAAATGACACGTTATTATAGCGGAAATATTGTTCGTGACTTAGGTATCTTCTTTCCTAAGGACATCAGAATCGTTGATGCCCGTCTCATTAGTCGCCGAACCCCATCTTTAGGCAAATCTTGTAATCTCATTCATTATATGATAACCGATATACCCTGGGATTTTGATATTGAAATGTTAGAGAATCGAAAAGCAACTATCAATGGAATCGAAAACATTTTAATAAGTCCACCTAAAAGCCTACAACTATTTATAAGCATCGGTCCTAAGATTAAGTTGTATTCAATTCTCCAAGAGCTTTTTTTACAGGACGAAACAAAAGTTAGACAATTAAATGTTATCCGTCAAGAAATTTATATGGTCAAAAATGGAAAAAGATTTACACCTATGGAAATTACCGAAAATTTTTAGCAAATATGTTTGAAATGCGAAAATATCTTTGTCTCGCTTCAAAATGTAATTATCTTTCTTTATGTAATTACCTTTCTTTAGATATAAATTGTAGA
This DNA window, taken from candidate division WOR-3 bacterium, encodes the following:
- a CDS encoding TIGR03960 family B12-binding radical SAM protein, with the translated sequence MDVTLKKILPLVTKPIRYTGGEYNLYIKNPENQPIYFGLIMPEVYEIGMSNYGLKILYSILNRQKNVIAERTYAPWLDFGEKLKEHNVPLYSLESKRPLKKFDILGFSLQSELSYTNVLYILDLSGIPLLAKDRNEKDPLIIAGGPCCVNPLPIQDFFDCFVIGDGEEVILEIVDVYENWNRRHRADLLKMLSQIEGIYVPLINNRNKIIKRRVISSLKEEDFPYPPIVPICEIVHDRLTIEIARGCSRGCRFCQAGIINRPVRRRMIPEILRLAERGMRSTGWEEVSLLSLSASDYPDLEELVTQLCRQTVKRKVAISLPSMRGEDLNEQLLKSILAIKKTGLTFAPETCNARLQSLINKDIAQENIFHSIALASSAGWRSIKLYFMIGLPGEDFTDLDAIALLVNTAAKIAKHSMIKLSINQFIPKPHTPLQWTEFEKPKSIKEKIAYLRQQLKHRRNIIPKWENVDVSYIQAILARGDEKLNPVVLEVYKNNGVFQDWTEKFNVEVWQKSFEQHQIDVSNYLRAKQLAEPLPWDFIDVGIEKTFLKNEYLKALNYEKTPDCRIECQQCGIKNCDMAKISCSSNLNKEKKTAIQVNIYSNPEKTFKQNDTGHSDTIENQQKSVTTNWQLPRLEHNDFMSYPTRNGELNLNVKVRFKYTVGESFRFAGHLDIVRAIYRALRRSELPIAFSKGYSPHPLVSFGPPLPVGVISHSEYFDIEMTRYYSGNIVRDLGIFFPKDIRIVDARLISRRTPSLGKSCNLIHYMITDIPWDFDIEMLENRKATINGIENILISPPKSLQLFISIGPKIKLYSILQELFLQDETKVRQLNVIRQEIYMVKNGKRFTPMEITENF